The Caviibacter abscessus genomic interval TATGTTACGCATTTAATAATAGAATCAAAAACTTTAATTGATATAGCAAATAAAAAAGTATTTCCGGCAGGAATAAAATATGCAAATATTTTAGCTGAAAATGTTGAAAAATCATCAAAATATGGAAATACAAAAGAGCAAGAAAAACTTCTTAAAGAAATTTTACAAAATATAAACTTATTAAGACAAGAAATTAAAAAATTAGAAACGAATATAGAAAAGATAAAAAATGAAACATCAATTGATAAGCAAGCGGACATGGCAAATAAATATTTGGTAAAAGGTCTTGAAGATCTAAGAAAACCTTGTGATACTTTAGAAACGCTAGTAGATAGTTCTTTATGGGAATTACCTACTTATAAAGACTTATTATTCACATTGTAGGTATAAAATGGAAAAAATATTAGATATAAAAAAATTAAATGTAAGTATAGATAATGAACATTTATTAAAAGACGTGAGTTTATCTATTAATAATAACGAAATTGTAGGTATTTTAGGTGAATCAGGAAGTGGGAAAACACTTACTACAAAGTTTATACTTGGGATTTTACCTGAAAGAAGTATAATAGAATATGAAAATTTTACAAAAAAATCAAGCATTGGAGCAATTTTTCAAAATGCTTTTATACTTTTAAATCCTACAGTAAGAATAGGAAAGCAATTAAAGCATCTATATATTTCTCATTATAATACCGACAAAGGATTTGTTGAAATGATAAGTCGACTTTTTAAAAAAGTCGGTTTAAATGATGTTAATAAATTTTTAAATAAATATCCTTTTGAAACAAGTGGAGGAGAAAGACAGCGAATAGCAATAGCAGGAGCCTTAATAGGAAAACCTAAAATTTTAATAGCTGATGAAATAACGACAGCACTTGATTTTGAAAGTAAAAAAGAAGTTATAGATTTACTAAAAGATATAAAAGATGAATATGGTTCTATCATATTTATTTCTCATGAAGTAAGTACAATGAAAAATTTTGTTGATAGAATTTATGTTATGTATAAGGGTCAAATAATAGAAGAAAATATTACAAGTGAAATTTTTTCAAACCCGCAAAAAGAATACACTAAAAAATTAGTGGATTTAGAGAAAAAATATTATGAGGAGTAGTGAATGTACTATATATTAGCATTTTTACCGGCATTATGTTGGGGACTTATTGCCATTGTTATATCAATTTTTAAAATTGATACGAAAAAGCAAGTTTTTGCAGTAGCTTTTGGAGCTTTTTTACTTTCACTTGTTTTTATAACTAAAGTAACAAAACTATCATTTTTAGCAGGAATTACAAGTGGACTATTTTGGGTACTAGGCTTTTATTATCAAACAAAATGTTTGAAAAAGATTGGTATATCAAGAATAATACCGCCATCAACAGCCATGCAAATATTTGGAACAACAATAATAGGTATACTTGTATTTAGAGAAAAAGTTAATGTATATTTAGTTATTATTTGTATTTTAGCTTTAATTATTGGAGTTAATTTAGCTGTATATAAGCAGAAGAAAGAAAATATAAATAAAATAGATAAATACATAATAATTGATTTAATAATTTCTACAATAGGTTTTGTAGTTTACGCAACTGTAATTAAATATTTTAAAGTAGATGCAAAATCATCAATACTTCCACAAACAATGGGTATGGTTTTAGGGAGTCTATATTTAAATAAGAATAACTTAAAAGATTTACTTAGCATTAAGGTAGTTCAAAATATGTTAGCCGGAATACTTTGGTTTGTTGGGAATATAAGTATGTTTTTATCAAGTGAAGTTTTAGGAATTACTGTTGCATTTGCAATTTCACAATTAAATGTTGCAGTTTCTGTATCATCAGCTATAATCATATTAAAAGAGCATAAAACAAAAAAAGAGCTTATTTATATATCCATTGGAATTATTTTAATAATACTTTCAGGTATATTTATTTCAAGGGCTTAGAAAGGATAAAAATATGAATGCAAGTGTAGCGATTCAGATTTTGCCGAAAGTAATTGATGATGAAAAATTAATTATTATAGTTGATAAGGTGATAGAATATATTAAAAGTAAAGGACTAAAAACAGTTGTAGGACCTTTTGAAACAACGATAGAGGGTGATTACGATGAGCTTATGGAAATTATAAAACAATGTCAGATTATTGCTGTAAATTCTGGTGCTCCTTCTGTAATGTCTTATGTTAAAATAAATTATAATCCATTAGGGAATATGTTTACTATAAGTCAAAAAATAGATAAATATAATAATTTAACAGAAGGCGTATTTTTAGACAACTACATTGACAAAACTGATGAAACTTATATTCCTATACAATATAAATTAGATGATTCACCTGAATCAATAAATGATTTAAAGCCATATATACTTTTAACAGAATTTAAGTTAAAAAAATATTTATTAGTGCTCTTTTTGAAGATAATATTTTAACAGTAAGTGATTTTGAACGTAATGAACAAAATATTAGAGAAAAATATAAATATTTTATTAAGGATATTGAAAATTTAAAAAATATATCTTCTAATTTACATCTAATGTATTCTTTACCTAAAATTTTTACAAATAGAGAAGGTAAAGTTTGTTATGATATAAAATTAGAATATTTAATATCATATAAATCTCTTTTGGATAAATTAGAAGAGGAAAATATAATATATTATTCTGATTTATATAATAAAAAAATAGATGAAAAATTGCTTAGAAGTTTAAATAAGAAAATATATAATCTTATACCAATAGTTGAAAAACGATATAGGCAAGTTAAAATAAATTATAGTGAAAAGTTAAAATCTATTTTAGAACATTTTGAGGCAATGCTAAGTGATGATGATCTGAAATCAATAGATAGCTATATTTATAATAATGAAGAATATAAAGAATATATATTTGATAAGTTAAAATTAGTTGTTGAAAAAAATATAATAGAAAAATTAAAACAAAATAATAAACCAGTCAAGATATATGAGTTATGGTCTAATTTACCTGAATATTTTAGAGATGAAAATTATTTGAAATTGATATTAAGTAAACATGAAAATTCAATATGTTCTTATACATTATCGGATAATACGAGTATATATATTACAAAAAATGAAAGTATTATAGAATATTTGAATAAAGCTCACAATTCTGATGATAAAAAAATAGAAATACTTAATCAAAGATTAAAAGGTGATACTTTAGATACTATAGGGAAAAATCAAAATGTAACTAGAGAAAGAGTAAGACAAATTTTAGTTAAAATTAAAGACTCATTTGATGAATCAAATAAATATTTTTTTGAAGATATATACTCGTATATTTTTACTGAATATGATACAAGTATTAATGATTTTTCTATTTCATTAGGAGATAATGGACATATAATTTATAATTATTTAGATTTTAGGTATGTAAAAGGGGAAAAAAGTATAAATCTTTTATTAGATGATGATAATGTTCCTGTAAAATTAAAAAAAGAGTTTGAAAAGGCTATTTACAAAGATTACATAAAATTAGGAAAAGATAGGGTTTATAAGTAGAAATTCTATCTCTGAATACATTTTAAAAAATCTAGGTGTAGATGGTATAACTTTTGAAGAGTTTCAAGATCTGTATTTTGATGTTATATCAAAAGTAGAACCTGAGAAATTGACTACAGTTTTGACAACAATGGATAGAGGGTATCTAAATAGATTAGCAAATAGTGAAAAAATATTATGGAATTTAGGTAAATTTAGATATTATAATATCAGTTCCAAAGATTTTACAGAATTGTTAGAAACATTAAATTTAGAACAATATCAAAACATTGAAATTTCTACATTGAAATTTATTGAAGATTTTCCTGAATTAATGAAAAAATATGATATTAGAGATCAATATGAACTTCATAATTTATTGAAAAAAATATATAAGAGTGAAGCTATAGATTATGGAAGAATGCCAACAATAGAATTTGGAGTAGAAAATAGGCAAAAACAAGTTTTGGATTTATTATTTAATCTAGCACCAATATCTAAAAAGGACTTAGCAAATGAATATAAAAAATTATATGGTATAGAAGTTAATACTTTTTTAGCTAATTATTTAGATGGATTTGAGACGTTTATGGATGGAGATATTTTAAGAATAGATTTTAAATTCATGCCTATAGAAAAGCAAAAAAAGCTAATGGAAGTATTAAAAGAAGATTTTTACTTTATAGATGATATAAAGAAGATATATTATAATGAGTTTGGTATGCATGATAATGGTGAAATAAATACCAATACACTACAAGATATGGGTTTTAAAATATTTAGCAATTATGTTTTAAAAAATAATTATAGTTATGTGTCTGAATATATTAGAGATACTTTTGAAAAAGGTGAAGGTTTTTATTCGGGAAATTTATGTGTAAAATTTACATCTTCATTTCACACTGAACTTATAAAAGCTAAAGAGAATTATGATGTTATAGAATATAGTCATAGAAAGTATGTAAATAAAAATTGGTTAAATAATAATAATATAAGTAAAGAAATGATATTAGAATATGTTGAAAAGACATTAAATTCTCTTAAAGATGAATTTTTTACAATACAATGGTTAATAAAAAATGGGATTGATTATAGATTTGATAAAAATTTACCAGATTATTTTTATTCATCTATATTAGTGGAGCAAAAAGAGCATATTTCATATAAACAATCAACAACAGTGTTATTAATGTATAAAGGAAAAGGTATTAAAAATGTATCTTTTTCAGATTTTATAATTAGCTATTGTTTAAATAATAATTTTGACAGTATTAGTTTAAATACAATATTAATGGTATTAAGAAATGAATATGGAATTAGTATAGAAAAGCATAGACTAATTGAGGATATTAAAGAAAGTAATTTTTTAAATTATGATTCAATAGAAAATATTATAATTTTAAAATAAATTTTAGCTCATCAAAAAAACTCGTAATCATATATTAAATTGCGAGTTTTTTCTTTTAGTAATATTTCTTGCATAAAAAATTAGAGCTTACAAATTTATTATTATCAATATATTCATAAGTCTGTTAAAAAAAAGGAAGCTTGAATTTTTTCTTCCTTTTACGGAACTTCTTTTTGCAACAGCCCCTTTTCTCTATCACATAGTTTATCTATATATATTTTTTATTGTTCTTTGATTTTTTTATATTCTCTATAATAAGTTGTGGTCTTATTTGTAATTTCCTTATACTAGACTGACCTTTTGACAACTAACATTTTCATATATGGTATATACTCAATTCTCCATACAGTGTTTGGAAAATTGGATATGTCAGATAAAAGCTTATCATATAGAATGCGTTTGACCTTGAAAAAACCTTTCCATATTCTTTTGTAAGTTTCTTAGATAAGTCATACTCAGTTTTGTCTGAATGACCTTGCTCGTCTTCCACAATAATTCTACCTATTTCCCAGTAGGTTTTTACCAATATGTTATTAACTTCTCTTGCAACATTATTTCGTGCATTTAATACTACTATAAATATCCTCTTTATAAATTACTTAAAAAATTATCTATTTGTTCCCAATATTCATTTCTAAATTTTGATTCAGCCTTAACGTGTTTTGTTCCTTTAAATACATGTATTTTTTTATTTGATTTTAAAGAATTGAAAATTTCATAAGCATTTTTAATAGGAACAAAAGTATCAGCATCGCCATGTAAAATAAGGGCAGGTATTGTTACATTTTTTAGACCATTTCTAACACTTATATCTTCAAAATAGTATCCTGCACGTATTTTAGTAATTAAATTAGTTGTAGGTATTATTGGAAAACTTGGCAAATGATATAATTTTTTTAATTGAAACGAAAATTGTTCTCTTAAATTTATATATCCACTGTCTTCTATAAAAGCAATAACATTTTTAGGCAAATCATTTTTAATAACACTATTCATAATTGTTGTGGCACCCATACTTATACCAAATAAAATGATATCTGGATTATTATATTCCTTTGAAATTAACTTAGACCAATTTATAATATCATATGAATCAAAACCACCCATTGAATAAGTATTACCTTCACTTTTACCATGTGCTATTAAATCAACTGCTAATATATTATATCCTCTATCATAAAATTGTTTAATATATGTAGACATATTTATAGCCCTGTTTGCATAACCGTGAACAACTATTATCCACTTATTACTTTTTTTATTTATAAACTTATAACCTGTTAATTTGTTTTTTGTAATTGAAACAGAATTAATTTCTATTTTGTTTTGCTCAAACCATTTCATATCATCTTTTTTTCTTGTGTTTACAGTATCATCATCATCTTGATTTGTTATTTTTGATTTATTTGTTTTAGCATTTAATGCGAAATTATAAAAATAATTACTTACAAGACCTAAACTAAGTAAACTTAATATTGAAATAACGCCAAATATCTTTAATGTTTTTTTCATACGTATCCTCCTTTTTTAGCAATTTATTATATAATTTTCATTATTAAAAGTAAATAAATTTTGATTTATCTGAAAATTGATTTTATATTGAGCTTTTTAATATTTGTGGTATAATACCAGATGAAAAGGGGAAGATTATGATAACAATATTAAAGGTAATATTTTTAAGTTTTATTGAAGGACTTACGGAATTTATACCTGTAAGTAGTACAGGTCATATGATATTGGTAGAGAATTTTTTAACTTTATCTAAAAATAGGCAATTTGTTAATGCTTTTGAAATAATAATTCAATTAGGAGCCATACTTTCAGTTATAGTATATTTTTATAATACAATATTTCCTATAAATATTAATTTATGGAAAAAAATATTGGTTGCAGTTTTACCTGCTGTTGTTTTAGGGCTACTTTTTGATGATTATATAGATAAGCATTTTTTTAATCCAATAGTTGTTTCAATAATGCTTATATTTTATGGTATTATCCTTATTTTTATTGAAAAAAGAAAAAAAGAAAGCAATATATTACATATTAATAATATAAGCTATAGATCAGCATTTATAATAGGTATATTTCAATGTCTTGCTATGATACCTGGAACATCAAGATCAGCAGCAACAATAATAGGAGCAATGTTGCTTGGTACAAGTCGTATGGTTGCAACAGAATTTTCATTTTTTCTAGCAATACCTACTATGCTTGGGGCAACAACATTAAAATTAGTGAAAATTAATAGTTTATCATCATCAGAGTACGGATTAATTGCATTAGGATTTGTTTTTTCATTTATTTTTGCCTACATATTTATTTCATTTTTCATAAACTATATTAAAAAGCATGATTTTTCTATTTTTGGATACTATAGGATAATAATAGGGATATTAGTTTTAATAATTTTAAAGTGATATAATGAAAATAAAAAGCAATAAAGATATAAGTGAGAATAAGCTTAAAGAGTTTATTTACTCTATTTTCCCAGATAATAATGATGAAATAGAAATTAATTTTAAGGAAAATAAAAATAATATTGAGATAGAATATAATAAGGAATATACTTTTTCTTTACCTGTTTTATACAATAGAGAAAAACAAAAACTCGCAATGTTAAAAACAGGTCTTTTAAAGTTATATAATAAAAATATGTTATGGGGAGGTATTGTCGGTGTAAGACCGACAAAACTTTTTTTTGCTCTTTTAAAAGAAGTAAAGTCTTTTGAAAAAGTTTGTGAAATATTAAAGAAAGTATATTTGGTATCAGATGAAAAGACAAAACTTCTTGAAAATGTAGCAAGAAATTCTATTGAATATATTGATGAAACTAGTGTTGGAGTGTATATAGGCATAGCTTTTTGTCCAACAAAATGTTCATATTGTTCGTTTCCTGCTTATTTAAAAAAAGGTAAGTATGAACTTAATTATAGTAAGTATATTGATACATTAATTGATGAAGTGACAAAAATAGGAAAACTTTTATCAAAACTAAATCTTAAATTAAGTACAATATATATAGGTGGAGGAACACCAAGTATTTTAAATGTTACTGAACTAAGAAGACTTCTTGATGCAATAATTAAAAATTATAATTTACAACATTTGATTGAGTTTACATTTGAAGCAGGGCGTATAGATACATTAGATGATGAAAAATTAGAAATATTAAAACATTATAATGTAGATAGAATTAGTATAAATCCTCAGTCTTTTAAAGATGAAACATTAAAATTAGTAAATAGATATCACAATATTGAAAAATTAAATGATGTGTATAATAAAGCTAAAGAACTAGGATTTATAATAAATATGGACTATATTTTAGGATTGCCTAAAGAAAGTACACAAGATATATTAAATACTATACAAAAAATGTATGAATATGAT includes:
- a CDS encoding ATP-binding cassette domain-containing protein; translated protein: MEKILDIKKLNVSIDNEHLLKDVSLSINNNEIVGILGESGSGKTLTTKFILGILPERSIIEYENFTKKSSIGAIFQNAFILLNPTVRIGKQLKHLYISHYNTDKGFVEMISRLFKKVGLNDVNKFLNKYPFETSGGERQRIAIAGALIGKPKILIADEITTALDFESKKEVIDLLKDIKDEYGSIIFISHEVSTMKNFVDRIYVMYKGQIIEENITSEIFSNPQKEYTKKLVDLEKKYYEE
- a CDS encoding alpha/beta hydrolase — protein: MKKTLKIFGVISILSLLSLGLVSNYFYNFALNAKTNKSKITNQDDDDTVNTRKKDDMKWFEQNKIEINSVSITKNKLTGYKFINKKSNKWIIVVHGYANRAINMSTYIKQFYDRGYNILAVDLIAHGKSEGNTYSMGGFDSYDIINWSKLISKEYNNPDIILFGISMGATTIMNSVIKNDLPKNVIAFIEDSGYINLREQFSFQLKKLYHLPSFPIIPTTNLITKIRAGYYFEDISVRNGLKNVTIPALILHGDADTFVPIKNAYEIFNSLKSNKKIHVFKGTKHVKAESKFRNEYWEQIDNFLSNL
- a CDS encoding GRP family sugar transporter; translated protein: MYYILAFLPALCWGLIAIVISIFKIDTKKQVFAVAFGAFLLSLVFITKVTKLSFLAGITSGLFWVLGFYYQTKCLKKIGISRIIPPSTAMQIFGTTIIGILVFREKVNVYLVIICILALIIGVNLAVYKQKKENINKIDKYIIIDLIISTIGFVVYATVIKYFKVDAKSSILPQTMGMVLGSLYLNKNNLKDLLSIKVVQNMLAGILWFVGNISMFLSSEVLGITVAFAISQLNVAVSVSSAIIILKEHKTKKELIYISIGIILIILSGIFISRA
- a CDS encoding coproporphyrinogen III oxidase, with the protein product MKIKSNKDISENKLKEFIYSIFPDNNDEIEINFKENKNNIEIEYNKEYTFSLPVLYNREKQKLAMLKTGLLKLYNKNMLWGGIVGVRPTKLFFALLKEVKSFEKVCEILKKVYLVSDEKTKLLENVARNSIEYIDETSVGVYIGIAFCPTKCSYCSFPAYLKKGKYELNYSKYIDTLIDEVTKIGKLLSKLNLKLSTIYIGGGTPSILNVTELRRLLDAIIKNYNLQHLIEFTFEAGRIDTLDDEKLEILKHYNVDRISINPQSFKDETLKLVNRYHNIEKLNDVYNKAKELGFIINMDYILGLPKESTQDILNTIQKMYEYDVENITIHNLALKKSSYLTKTKFFHETLDYKKIYEKIFEMAKSKKYVPYYMYRQKNSYDWGENIGFCKKGYQSVYNIDMIEENKNIFGIGAGSVTKLIDKNTIKRISSPKDPLSYILEYDKRLNQKIDEILEYYEKFE
- a CDS encoding undecaprenyl-diphosphate phosphatase, coding for MMITILKVIFLSFIEGLTEFIPVSSTGHMILVENFLTLSKNRQFVNAFEIIIQLGAILSVIVYFYNTIFPININLWKKILVAVLPAVVLGLLFDDYIDKHFFNPIVVSIMLIFYGIILIFIEKRKKESNILHINNISYRSAFIIGIFQCLAMIPGTSRSAATIIGAMLLGTSRMVATEFSFFLAIPTMLGATTLKLVKINSLSSSEYGLIALGFVFSFIFAYIFISFFINYIKKHDFSIFGYYRIIIGILVLIILK
- a CDS encoding thiamine-binding protein, encoding MNASVAIQILPKVIDDEKLIIIVDKVIEYIKSKGLKTVVGPFETTIEGDYDELMEIIKQCQIIAVNSGAPSVMSYVKINYNPLGNMFTISQKIDKYNNLTEGVFLDNYIDKTDETYIPIQYKLDDSPESINDLKPYILLTEFKLKKYLLVLFLKIIF
- a CDS encoding DUF1016 N-terminal domain-containing protein, yielding MKRIFIVVLNARNNVAREVNNILVKTYWEIGRIIVEDEQGHSDKTEYDLSKKLTKEYGKVFSRSNAFYMISFYLTYPIFQTLYGELSIYHI